One window from the genome of Marinobacter sp. es.048 encodes:
- a CDS encoding biotin/lipoyl-containing protein: protein MTTKVLMPKIGFSMNEGTLNEWLVADGATVKEGDLIYSMESDKSIQEVEAPASGTLKIIAEVGEVYEVGDLLAEIS from the coding sequence GTGACTACGAAAGTACTAATGCCCAAAATCGGTTTTTCAATGAACGAAGGTACTCTTAATGAATGGCTTGTGGCGGATGGGGCCACTGTCAAGGAAGGAGACCTGATTTACTCAATGGAGAGTGATAAATCGATTCAGGAGGTCGAAGCTCCTGCGTCAGGTACGCTCAAGATCATTGCGGAGGTTGGAGAGGTATATGAAGTTGGTGACTTACTGGCTGAAATCTCTTAA
- a CDS encoding DUF1329 domain-containing protein gives MVKQQVKSVVISSILAGMSLPSFASALDLSNDDELSVIGSVKAGNPEGTIPAYSGKAPKTPANFREDFSNGRPNPYDDEPLFSITAENASQYAEQLDGMIEIFEKYPDFRMDIYPTHRDVSYPEYVIENTQKNLTECKEIAGGVSLEGCYAGIPFPVPETGTQAMWNHLLQFTAYEYKTIDGWDAWVTTPDGKAVLQTRAAGYQRVKFFDPEAQGPHDSSLIYIKIRQEDLAPARKVGGVLVLHSSVDAVNVGTRIWQYVPGQRRVKLAPNLAYDTPSPNSGGTSTIDDSKGFMGPLDRYDFTLAGKEEKFIMYNNFALNNPNDCGEEKIVNHANFPNPDCIRWELHRVWKVEATLKDGYRHAYPKRVFYWDEDAPGAGSVENYDSSGSLYRVANNIAIPFYEGEKGGMVADGTIYMDLQTGMWSVQALLGRAGAGWTVVEEPLSDILFNPEGMAGSGFR, from the coding sequence ATGGTGAAACAACAAGTAAAATCAGTGGTGATATCTTCAATCTTAGCAGGCATGAGCTTGCCATCTTTTGCTTCTGCTTTGGATCTGAGTAATGACGATGAATTAAGTGTCATTGGCTCGGTAAAAGCGGGTAACCCGGAAGGTACGATTCCCGCTTATTCAGGTAAGGCGCCGAAAACGCCTGCCAACTTCCGTGAAGATTTCTCGAATGGTCGACCTAATCCCTACGATGATGAGCCTTTGTTTAGCATCACTGCGGAGAATGCAAGTCAATATGCTGAACAGCTTGACGGTATGATCGAAATTTTCGAGAAGTATCCAGATTTTCGTATGGATATTTATCCGACGCACAGAGATGTATCGTATCCAGAGTATGTGATTGAAAACACGCAAAAAAATCTGACAGAGTGCAAAGAGATAGCCGGCGGCGTTTCCCTTGAAGGGTGTTACGCGGGTATACCCTTCCCGGTTCCCGAAACGGGCACTCAGGCGATGTGGAATCATTTGCTGCAGTTCACGGCTTACGAATATAAAACGATAGATGGTTGGGATGCATGGGTGACAACGCCTGACGGAAAAGCGGTTTTGCAGACGAGGGCTGCGGGTTATCAGCGTGTCAAATTTTTTGATCCCGAAGCGCAAGGTCCGCACGATTCATCATTGATTTACATCAAAATCCGTCAAGAGGATCTTGCTCCAGCGCGAAAAGTGGGTGGTGTGCTTGTGTTGCACAGTAGCGTTGATGCTGTGAATGTGGGAACTCGAATTTGGCAGTATGTTCCCGGCCAGCGTCGTGTAAAGCTGGCACCTAATCTTGCGTATGACACTCCGAGTCCAAACAGTGGCGGTACTAGCACAATAGATGATTCGAAAGGATTCATGGGTCCTCTTGATCGGTATGACTTTACGTTGGCGGGTAAAGAGGAAAAGTTCATTATGTACAATAACTTTGCCTTGAATAATCCAAACGATTGCGGGGAGGAGAAGATTGTTAACCACGCAAACTTTCCGAATCCTGACTGCATTCGATGGGAACTTCACCGCGTTTGGAAGGTAGAGGCTACTTTGAAGGATGGATATCGCCATGCTTATCCCAAGCGCGTTTTTTATTGGGATGAGGATGCGCCGGGCGCTGGTTCAGTTGAGAATTATGACAGCTCCGGGTCGCTCTACCGTGTTGCCAATAACATTGCGATCCCTTTTTACGAGGGCGAGAAGGGGGGAATGGTAGCGGACGGCACCATCTACATGGATTTACAGACTGGAATGTGGTCTGTGCAAGCTCTCCTCGGGCGTGCTGGAGCGGGGTGGACCGTAGTAGAAGAGCCTCTTTCTGATATCTTGTTTAATCCTGAAGGTATGGCGGGCTCTGGATTTCGGTGA
- a CDS encoding WD40/YVTN/BNR-like repeat-containing protein produces the protein MFKQLSSGGYPSMFEGVRTLSTDKRWLWLGSWSSVLAFALLLVLFVSQAEAFEAPLETPAQKSDSAINGPFLDVVAFENHLVAVGLYGRIVVSGNSGESWSQAQVPVSTDLVAASFVDRKKGWVVGHGGVVLHTKDGGKNWELQLDGLEAQQLAIDYYTENDDGLEKDVADEMLALERSFVFENETQPFMDVLFVNEQRGYVVGTFNRIFATEDGGETWKPLMHRTDNPTERHFYAVAGNGEAIYLAGEAGKVWRLNPQSGRFESADTPYTGTLFGLLAFGQNQLLAYGMRGTVYLSRDEGSSWTNLDVPFTGGVTDADLSPEGQIFIVDQGGGLYQSQDGGADFTKVKVSRPMSYFGVAWMAPGLVTLVGESGVRVESIF, from the coding sequence ATGTTCAAACAACTCTCCAGCGGAGGCTATCCCTCGATGTTTGAAGGTGTGAGGACGTTATCGACTGATAAACGTTGGTTGTGGCTTGGCTCTTGGAGCTCGGTTTTGGCTTTTGCATTACTTCTGGTTTTATTCGTCTCTCAGGCCGAAGCCTTTGAGGCACCTCTGGAGACGCCTGCCCAGAAAAGTGATTCGGCGATCAATGGTCCTTTCCTGGATGTAGTTGCCTTTGAGAATCATCTCGTCGCCGTTGGGCTGTATGGTCGCATAGTTGTTTCGGGCAATTCGGGGGAGAGCTGGAGCCAGGCTCAGGTGCCAGTCAGCACCGATCTGGTGGCAGCTTCTTTTGTTGATCGTAAAAAAGGCTGGGTAGTTGGTCACGGCGGTGTCGTATTGCATACCAAAGATGGCGGCAAAAACTGGGAGCTTCAGCTAGATGGTTTGGAAGCCCAGCAGTTGGCCATTGATTATTACACTGAAAACGACGATGGGCTGGAAAAGGATGTCGCTGATGAAATGCTTGCTCTAGAGCGTTCTTTTGTATTTGAAAACGAAACCCAGCCATTTATGGATGTGCTGTTTGTGAATGAGCAGCGTGGTTATGTTGTCGGTACTTTTAATCGTATCTTCGCAACGGAAGATGGCGGAGAGACCTGGAAGCCATTAATGCACCGCACGGACAATCCCACTGAGCGGCATTTTTACGCTGTTGCTGGCAATGGAGAAGCTATTTACCTTGCGGGAGAGGCTGGCAAGGTATGGCGTTTAAATCCACAAAGCGGACGCTTTGAGAGCGCAGATACGCCGTATACAGGCACACTGTTCGGGCTTCTAGCCTTCGGTCAAAATCAGCTTCTTGCGTACGGAATGCGCGGAACCGTATATCTCAGTCGAGATGAAGGCAGTTCCTGGACAAACCTCGACGTTCCATTCACAGGCGGCGTAACCGATGCAGACTTATCGCCGGAGGGGCAGATTTTTATTGTTGACCAAGGTGGCGGGCTCTATCAGAGCCAGGATGGTGGTGCTGATTTCACGAAAGTGAAAGTTTCTCGGCCAATGTCCTATTTTGGCGTGGCTTGGATGGCACCAGGCTTGGTGACGCTGGTGGGAGAAAGCGGAGTGCGGGTTGAATCCATTTTTTAG
- a CDS encoding DUF1302 domain-containing protein, translating into MLNMKKASWQLAHMALSAAMLTAAGEVYAVALDTGNPDVRLRWDNTVRYNLGVRAESKERALAESATQQIADNKFDRGDVVTNRLDIISELDLVYKRKYGARISAAGWYDNAYTDTAKNLPQYESVGIGSAYPGEEYTDTVKRYYIGPSGEILDAFVFGGVNLFDTPVTMRLGQHNLYWGESLFSFVHGVSYAQGPVDLRKATATPGIEAQELFLPLNQASATAQITDSISLAAYYQFEWEPSRLPEGGTYFGAPDFLFSGGTRLFLAPNFSIPVLGDRDTPDDGGAWGASLRWRTSALGTLGFYYREFDDTLPNVVADYSGPVPTNVYNKYAEDVKLFGLSLARQVGDASIGVEVVRREDTALASVGLAPDFARGDTWHALVNAIMLNGKNALWDSSTLQAELTYSYLDRVTENPQFYNKEGSPQCNATVPGANEVEDGCSTRSSVAMTVSFEPVWYQAMNGVDLTLPLVLGVGVYGNSPVVNGGNEGAGNFSVGVGADYLAKYKFNLAYNGFFGSISKDANGIQQTSNGGTPLLRDRGWLSFTAKATF; encoded by the coding sequence ATGCTCAATATGAAAAAAGCCAGTTGGCAGCTAGCTCATATGGCGCTGAGTGCCGCCATGCTGACCGCCGCGGGAGAGGTCTATGCAGTGGCACTTGATACAGGTAATCCGGATGTCCGGCTGCGGTGGGATAATACGGTACGTTACAATCTTGGTGTGAGGGCAGAAAGTAAGGAGCGCGCTCTTGCCGAAAGCGCTACTCAACAGATTGCTGATAACAAGTTCGACCGTGGTGATGTTGTTACCAATCGTCTGGACATCATCTCAGAACTCGATTTGGTTTATAAGCGGAAGTACGGTGCCCGAATTTCGGCCGCGGGATGGTACGACAATGCCTATACCGACACCGCAAAAAACTTACCTCAATATGAGTCAGTGGGTATTGGCTCTGCCTACCCCGGCGAGGAGTATACAGATACGGTTAAGCGCTATTACATCGGGCCATCCGGTGAGATTCTGGACGCTTTTGTTTTCGGTGGGGTGAACCTTTTCGATACCCCGGTAACCATGAGGTTGGGCCAGCATAATCTCTACTGGGGTGAATCGCTTTTCTCCTTTGTGCACGGTGTGTCGTATGCGCAGGGGCCGGTAGATTTGCGTAAGGCCACAGCGACGCCCGGCATAGAAGCTCAGGAGTTGTTTCTGCCCTTGAATCAGGCGTCGGCCACAGCTCAAATTACTGACAGCATTTCACTGGCGGCGTACTACCAGTTTGAGTGGGAGCCTAGTCGTCTTCCAGAAGGTGGTACCTATTTTGGTGCACCTGACTTCCTGTTTTCTGGCGGAACCCGGCTGTTTCTGGCACCAAATTTCAGTATTCCCGTCCTAGGCGATCGTGACACCCCCGATGATGGTGGGGCGTGGGGGGCAAGTCTGAGATGGCGGACATCAGCTCTTGGCACTTTGGGTTTCTACTACCGCGAATTCGATGACACTCTGCCCAATGTGGTTGCCGATTATTCTGGTCCAGTCCCTACCAATGTCTACAACAAGTATGCCGAAGATGTGAAGCTATTTGGTCTGAGTCTTGCCAGGCAAGTAGGTGATGCTTCCATCGGCGTTGAAGTTGTGCGAAGAGAAGATACAGCATTGGCTTCTGTGGGGCTTGCTCCTGATTTTGCCCGTGGCGATACCTGGCACGCTCTGGTCAACGCAATCATGCTGAATGGCAAAAATGCCCTGTGGGATTCATCTACCCTGCAGGCTGAATTGACATACAGTTATCTAGATCGCGTAACGGAAAACCCGCAATTTTATAACAAGGAGGGAAGTCCTCAGTGTAACGCTACCGTTCCTGGGGCGAATGAGGTTGAGGACGGTTGCTCCACTCGCAGCTCCGTAGCAATGACTGTGTCTTTTGAACCAGTCTGGTACCAAGCAATGAATGGCGTCGATCTGACGCTGCCTTTAGTGCTGGGGGTTGGAGTTTATGGGAATTCTCCCGTAGTCAATGGGGGCAATGAGGGGGCAGGTAACTTCAGTGTTGGAGTTGGTGCCGACTACTTGGCTAAGTACAAGTTCAATTTGGCGTATAACGGTTTCTTCGGTTCCATTTCCAAAGATGCTAATGGCATCCAGCAGACTTCCAACGGCGGTACCCCGCTGCTGCGCGATCGCGGCTGGTTATCTTTCACTGCAAAAGCTACCTTCTGA
- a CDS encoding phytoene desaturase family protein, with protein sequence MNGDPDIVVVGAGSNSLVSAAYLAKAGKKVLVLEKNDQCGGGVVSIEIAPGFINDTHASGYYLCIASPTVQHDELELMSKHGLEWKTWDAGFATIFDSGDGLVAYSDLDRTCQDIARYSQKDAERYRDFAQECIEILPLLSNGSATPPLPTGAFISMLEESYRGCRLVDMMFQSAYDILDNLFESTEVRIHMMKWVAEAMEGPEVKGTGAMLVGLFGLAHTHKAHIPVGGSRAVSNALIRCIQHHGGEVRTESEVVKVNISAGEARGVTLASGETINARAAVLGCIHPHMLEQMIPEVDKKLAAAAKKVRLSNHGALNQQIALSEWPEFKAGQDERWSEALCIEYVRKDELAVRKVFDQYRYGEIPTHLSPLTIMNSRKDPSRAPSRDHCALYLYHFAPRDLQDGGLQGWEKYRQSYADAIWEEYKSYTTNIDDSKVIARHIESPLEHHNHSASFSHGDIFGIGTTMGQNMGRRPIPELAQFRIPGIDKLYLVGPFMHPGGTVNFGGRATAMRMMMDWKMDLSQAFAI encoded by the coding sequence ATGAATGGCGATCCTGATATTGTCGTAGTGGGGGCAGGAAGTAACTCTCTTGTGTCCGCCGCGTATTTAGCCAAGGCGGGTAAGAAAGTTTTGGTTCTGGAGAAGAATGATCAATGCGGTGGTGGTGTGGTCTCGATAGAGATAGCCCCCGGATTTATCAATGATACCCATGCATCAGGTTACTATTTGTGTATTGCCAGTCCGACCGTCCAGCATGATGAGCTGGAGTTAATGTCCAAGCACGGACTTGAATGGAAAACCTGGGATGCCGGATTTGCAACCATTTTTGACAGTGGTGATGGGCTGGTTGCGTACAGTGATCTGGATCGTACCTGCCAGGATATCGCAAGGTATTCGCAAAAGGATGCTGAAAGGTATCGTGACTTTGCACAGGAGTGCATCGAAATTTTGCCATTATTGAGTAATGGTAGTGCGACTCCCCCTTTGCCGACAGGTGCGTTTATCAGCATGCTGGAGGAAAGTTATCGAGGCTGTCGCTTGGTCGATATGATGTTCCAGAGTGCCTATGACATTCTTGATAATCTGTTCGAGTCAACAGAAGTACGGATTCATATGATGAAGTGGGTAGCGGAGGCGATGGAGGGTCCAGAGGTCAAGGGCACCGGCGCCATGCTGGTTGGGCTGTTTGGTCTTGCTCATACCCACAAGGCGCATATTCCAGTGGGTGGTTCCCGGGCTGTTTCCAATGCCTTGATTCGTTGTATTCAGCATCATGGCGGGGAGGTGCGTACGGAAAGTGAAGTCGTCAAAGTGAATATCAGTGCTGGCGAGGCGAGAGGCGTTACGCTTGCTAGCGGTGAAACTATCAACGCACGTGCTGCAGTGCTCGGTTGCATTCATCCTCACATGCTTGAGCAAATGATTCCCGAGGTTGATAAGAAATTGGCAGCTGCTGCAAAGAAAGTCAGGTTGAGCAATCATGGCGCATTAAACCAGCAGATTGCTTTGAGCGAATGGCCAGAATTCAAGGCAGGTCAGGATGAGCGCTGGTCTGAAGCGCTCTGCATTGAATATGTCCGAAAGGATGAACTTGCGGTGCGAAAAGTATTTGACCAATACCGTTACGGTGAAATCCCCACGCATCTTAGTCCGCTCACTATAATGAATAGTAGAAAGGATCCAAGCCGCGCGCCATCGCGTGATCATTGTGCCTTATATCTTTACCACTTTGCTCCACGCGACCTGCAGGATGGCGGGCTTCAGGGTTGGGAGAAGTACCGCCAGAGTTACGCTGATGCAATCTGGGAGGAGTACAAGAGTTATACGACTAACATCGATGATTCTAAGGTTATTGCGCGGCATATTGAATCTCCCCTGGAGCACCATAACCACTCGGCAAGCTTTTCGCACGGCGATATTTTTGGGATTGGAACCACCATGGGCCAAAACATGGGGCGGCGGCCAATTCCAGAATTGGCTCAGTTTCGCATTCCTGGCATTGATAAGCTTTATCTGGTTGGTCCATTTATGCATCCGGGTGGAACCGTCAACTTTGGCGGTCGGGCAACGGCTATGAGAATGATGATGGATTGGAAGATGGATTTGAGCCAGGCATTCGCTATTTAA
- a CDS encoding efflux RND transporter permease subunit: MKIVANPAEFNQHTGNTLERLIFNNRSWVLLIFLLVTLTSAWQLRELSVGASFDKMLPHDHPYIENYLENRDELRGLGDSVQVVVENPDGDIFDPEFLEHFANINDDIFIIPGVDRAWMKSIWTPVVRWVRVTERGFEGGPVIPGDFDGSPESIRHLRENIARADVVGSLVANDYRSGMIVIPLLPDADYYAVSKALDEVRAKYQGDDANIYIVGFAKLVGDLIDGLFKVMSFFLAAVLIAAVIIFSFSRCLVSTSLVLGCSTAAIIWQLAIVTYLEQPLDPFTVLVPFLVFAIGVSHGAQKMNGILQDIGKGNHKMVAARYTFRRLFVPGVTALVSDAVGFAVLMIIDIPVIRELAISASIGFGMLILTNLVVLPVLLSYTGVSKTAADRSLRAINHRSENRGLGSLALLTERKWAVRALSVAVVLAAGGLVVASKLQIGDLDQGAPELRADSRYNKDSSYISEHYGVSNDLFAVMVKTPSQECGSYRALVEMDRLGRRLSSVPGVQQTQSLADMVKLYTMGSFEGNPKWLTISDNAGLISPQISTALAWNSEMLNRDCSVMPVVAYLSDHKAATLERVVDEAAAFAEAHSTPDLQFLLAAGNAGVEAATNMIVRESSRIMMLCVYIAVGLLSLIVFRSWRAVVVALLPLMLTSILTEAFMVMLGIGMKVATLPVIALGVGIGVDYALYLLSVQLTQQRLGVSLRDAYRSALRFTGKVVGLVGVTLSAGVVTWVWSPIKFQADMGLLLTFVFLFNMLGALILIPALSHFLLRKPAKTENAKQDRSAGEAVRSTDPRMIQGETL; encoded by the coding sequence ATGAAGATCGTCGCTAACCCCGCTGAATTTAACCAGCATACTGGCAATACCCTGGAGCGGCTGATTTTCAATAACCGCTCCTGGGTGCTTTTGATATTCCTGCTTGTAACCCTGACAAGCGCCTGGCAATTGCGTGAACTGAGTGTGGGTGCCAGCTTTGACAAGATGCTGCCTCATGACCATCCCTATATAGAGAATTATCTCGAAAATCGCGACGAGTTAAGAGGGCTTGGGGATTCGGTGCAGGTCGTCGTTGAAAATCCTGACGGTGATATTTTCGACCCAGAGTTTCTAGAGCATTTTGCAAATATTAATGACGACATTTTCATTATTCCGGGTGTTGATAGAGCTTGGATGAAGTCGATTTGGACGCCGGTGGTACGATGGGTCCGGGTGACAGAGAGAGGGTTCGAGGGCGGTCCCGTGATTCCGGGTGACTTTGACGGCTCACCCGAATCGATTCGTCATTTGAGAGAGAATATTGCCAGGGCGGACGTCGTTGGCAGTCTGGTTGCGAACGATTATAGATCAGGCATGATCGTTATTCCGCTGTTGCCGGACGCCGATTACTATGCCGTTTCGAAGGCACTTGACGAGGTGCGCGCAAAGTACCAAGGTGACGATGCAAATATTTATATTGTCGGATTTGCCAAGCTTGTTGGCGATTTGATTGACGGCTTGTTTAAGGTGATGTCGTTTTTCCTTGCGGCAGTCCTGATTGCAGCGGTAATCATTTTTAGCTTTAGTCGATGCCTCGTAAGCACATCTCTGGTGCTTGGTTGCTCAACGGCGGCAATCATTTGGCAGCTGGCCATAGTAACTTATCTTGAGCAGCCGCTTGACCCGTTTACGGTCCTTGTCCCTTTCCTGGTATTTGCTATTGGCGTGTCCCACGGCGCCCAGAAAATGAATGGAATCCTGCAAGACATTGGGAAGGGCAACCATAAGATGGTCGCTGCTCGCTACACGTTTCGGCGACTATTCGTCCCGGGTGTGACAGCACTGGTATCCGATGCAGTGGGCTTTGCGGTCTTGATGATTATTGATATTCCAGTCATTCGCGAGCTGGCAATTTCCGCCAGTATCGGCTTTGGAATGTTGATTCTCACCAACTTGGTTGTTTTGCCCGTTTTGCTCTCCTATACCGGTGTCTCTAAAACTGCAGCTGATCGATCACTGCGCGCCATAAATCATCGTAGCGAAAATCGCGGGCTTGGGTCTCTCGCGCTGTTGACGGAGCGGAAATGGGCAGTTCGTGCCCTCTCAGTCGCTGTCGTTCTTGCCGCAGGCGGCCTGGTTGTCGCCTCAAAGTTGCAGATCGGAGACCTGGATCAAGGCGCTCCAGAGCTTCGGGCGGACTCGCGTTACAACAAGGACAGTTCTTACATTTCGGAACACTACGGCGTATCCAACGATTTATTTGCCGTTATGGTTAAGACTCCATCTCAGGAGTGTGGAAGTTACAGGGCCCTGGTCGAAATGGACAGATTGGGCAGGCGGCTGTCTTCGGTCCCCGGTGTGCAGCAGACCCAGTCTCTGGCCGACATGGTCAAGTTATATACGATGGGTTCCTTTGAGGGCAATCCGAAGTGGCTAACGATAAGTGATAATGCTGGGCTAATTTCGCCGCAAATCAGTACTGCCCTTGCCTGGAACTCGGAAATGCTGAACCGCGACTGCTCGGTAATGCCGGTTGTGGCATACCTGAGCGACCATAAGGCAGCGACCCTTGAGCGGGTTGTCGACGAGGCAGCTGCATTCGCAGAGGCGCACAGCACGCCCGACCTTCAGTTTCTGTTGGCGGCCGGTAACGCTGGTGTTGAAGCCGCCACTAACATGATTGTGCGAGAGTCCAGCCGCATCATGATGTTGTGCGTTTATATAGCCGTCGGGCTGTTGAGTTTGATTGTTTTTCGTAGCTGGCGGGCGGTAGTGGTTGCATTGCTACCGCTAATGTTGACTTCGATTCTTACTGAGGCATTCATGGTCATGCTGGGCATTGGCATGAAGGTGGCCACGCTGCCCGTCATTGCTCTGGGGGTGGGTATTGGTGTCGACTACGCGCTTTACCTACTGAGCGTACAGCTGACCCAACAGAGGCTTGGAGTTTCGCTCCGAGATGCATATCGATCTGCACTCAGGTTCACCGGTAAAGTGGTTGGCCTTGTTGGAGTGACGTTGTCAGCCGGGGTGGTCACTTGGGTGTGGTCACCAATCAAGTTCCAGGCGGATATGGGGTTGCTTCTGACCTTCGTATTCCTGTTTAACATGCTTGGCGCGCTTATTCTTATACCAGCCCTCTCTCATTTTTTGTTACGCAAACCCGCAAAGACCGAGAATGCAAAGCAAGACCGCTCTGCAGGAGAGGCAGTCCGTTCAACTGATCCTCGGATGATCCAAGGAGAAACTTTATGA
- a CDS encoding alpha-ketoacid dehydrogenase subunit beta, whose product MSNVSGDLNMLQAINMALDDAMAADQEVIVIGEDVADREEGGIVGVTKGLSTKYGDMRVRSTPISEQAIIGSAIGASLVGMRPVAEIMLMNFTTVAMDMIVNHAAKLRFMSGGQTHVPITIRTMTGAGFSVGGQHSDFLEAWFAHTAGMKVVIPSTPADAYGLMLSCIEDEDPCIFVECMPLYWTPGPAPQRGVKVPLGKAKVALEGSDVSVITYSRQVHDALAVAKKLAEEGISVEVIDLRTIAPLDMDTVLASVKKTGRAVVLHEATRNFGVGAEVSSGIHEALFSELKAPVGRVGSAHCPVPFSKPLEDEFMPAAADIEQAIRSTLSQSH is encoded by the coding sequence ATGAGTAATGTTTCAGGCGATTTGAACATGCTGCAGGCGATCAACATGGCGCTGGATGATGCTATGGCTGCAGATCAGGAAGTGATTGTGATCGGTGAAGACGTAGCGGACCGAGAAGAAGGTGGCATTGTTGGTGTGACCAAGGGGCTGTCGACCAAATATGGTGATATGCGTGTCCGCTCTACCCCGATTTCTGAGCAGGCGATTATTGGCTCCGCTATTGGTGCATCATTGGTCGGCATGCGGCCTGTGGCGGAAATCATGTTGATGAATTTCACTACCGTAGCCATGGACATGATCGTTAACCATGCGGCGAAGTTGCGATTTATGTCTGGCGGACAGACCCATGTGCCGATTACCATCCGGACGATGACCGGGGCTGGATTTAGCGTCGGTGGTCAACACTCTGACTTTTTAGAAGCCTGGTTCGCCCATACTGCGGGGATGAAGGTTGTTATTCCTTCCACTCCCGCTGATGCCTATGGACTGATGCTATCTTGCATCGAGGATGAAGACCCCTGCATTTTCGTTGAGTGTATGCCGTTGTATTGGACTCCCGGGCCAGCACCACAGAGGGGAGTAAAAGTTCCCCTTGGCAAAGCTAAGGTCGCTCTGGAAGGAAGTGATGTCAGTGTCATAACTTATAGCAGACAGGTTCACGATGCCCTGGCGGTGGCTAAAAAACTCGCTGAAGAAGGAATCAGCGTCGAGGTGATCGATCTGAGAACCATAGCACCGCTGGATATGGATACCGTACTGGCGAGTGTAAAGAAAACCGGTCGGGCGGTTGTCCTGCATGAGGCCACTCGTAATTTTGGCGTGGGCGCGGAGGTTTCGTCAGGAATTCATGAAGCACTATTCAGTGAACTCAAGGCACCTGTCGGTCGAGTTGGATCAGCACATTGTCCTGTGCCTTTTTCAAAGCCTCTCGAAGACGAGTTCATGCCCGCGGCCGCAGATATAGAGCAGGCTATTCGTTCAACCTTATCCCAATCGCACTGA
- a CDS encoding thiamine pyrophosphate-dependent dehydrogenase E1 component subunit alpha has translation MNSQAQPGNSTLLEIYRRANQILQNDNRFRSIIKSGKLVMPYYSPRGQEIIPSALSVHLTNDDYICTIYRGIHDMLAKGVPPRLLWAELAGRSTGTCKGKGGPMHVTHPETGVMVTTGIVGSSMPLANGLALASQIRGDNRVSIAYFGDGASNIGAFHEALNLASVWKLPVVFVCQNNGYAEHTRYENGTSCANVAERAASYSMPGVTVDGNDPVAMWQSAGEAIARAREGGGPTLLEAKTFRFHGHIFGDADAYMDSAEKAAAIERDPLPKFRSWLLEGGHATEEQLASLETAITTELDEAVEYALNSPYPDVAELRRDVYAEEISA, from the coding sequence ATGAACTCTCAGGCACAACCCGGCAATAGCACTCTGTTAGAGATTTACAGGCGTGCCAACCAGATTTTACAGAACGATAATCGATTCAGATCTATTATCAAATCCGGCAAGTTGGTAATGCCATATTACTCACCCAGAGGGCAGGAGATCATACCGTCAGCTCTATCGGTTCATCTCACCAACGATGACTACATATGCACTATTTATCGCGGGATCCACGATATGCTCGCCAAGGGGGTACCACCACGGCTTTTGTGGGCCGAGTTAGCGGGCCGTTCTACCGGAACCTGCAAAGGAAAGGGTGGTCCCATGCACGTAACCCACCCCGAGACCGGGGTAATGGTCACTACTGGCATTGTTGGTAGTAGCATGCCGCTCGCAAACGGTTTGGCGTTGGCGTCTCAAATACGCGGTGACAATCGCGTATCGATTGCCTACTTCGGCGATGGAGCAAGCAATATCGGCGCATTCCATGAGGCCTTGAACCTGGCTTCGGTATGGAAGCTACCCGTTGTTTTTGTCTGCCAGAACAATGGTTACGCGGAACACACCCGATACGAAAACGGTACTTCGTGTGCAAACGTCGCCGAGAGGGCTGCAAGCTACTCGATGCCAGGGGTTACTGTCGATGGCAATGATCCTGTGGCCATGTGGCAAAGTGCTGGTGAGGCGATTGCACGTGCTCGTGAAGGCGGGGGGCCTACCTTGCTGGAGGCTAAAACCTTCCGCTTCCATGGCCACATCTTTGGTGATGCTGATGCTTACATGGACTCTGCTGAGAAAGCCGCTGCGATCGAACGGGACCCCTTGCCTAAATTCCGCAGCTGGCTTTTAGAGGGTGGGCATGCAACTGAGGAGCAGCTGGCCAGTCTTGAAACAGCCATCACTACCGAACTTGATGAGGCGGTCGAGTATGCATTGAATAGCCCCTATCCCGACGTGGCCGAGCTTCGCCGTGATGTTTATGCAGAGGAGATTTCAGCATGA